From Gemmatimonadota bacterium, one genomic window encodes:
- a CDS encoding type II toxin-antitoxin system HipA family toxin, with the protein MRRLDVFLDWGNEKIRVGTLAERDRRILLEYDVAFLNDPLPLSPFKLPLTDGLHEDEDLVFDGLFGVFHDSLPDGWGLLLMDRQLRKWGMVRDQISPLDRLAYIGNRGMGALVYEPARDMDEIGSLGAIELDDLAGQATRILEGSLEDVLPQLIIAGGSPQGARPKVIVGVREEDDHLISGATDLPEGYRHYMIKFGAIEDGPDIGAVEAAYALMARQAGIVMAHTRLFETPDGSRYFGVERFDRNGGRHHIHTLSGLLHASHRHPSVEYDALLRATMALTRDHRQLIAAFRHMVFNVLAHNRDDHTKNFSFIMARDGTWTRTPAYDLVFSYGMGGWHTMAVAGEAQRPRVKHLLDAGAAAGVGREEGHSVIQEVTAAVADWPSFANEMGVSHDRTRAIGQELARLRA; encoded by the coding sequence ATGCGTAGGCTCGACGTCTTCCTCGACTGGGGCAACGAGAAGATCCGGGTTGGCACGCTCGCCGAGCGGGATCGCCGGATTCTCCTCGAGTACGACGTGGCGTTCCTGAACGACCCTCTGCCGCTCTCTCCGTTCAAGCTCCCACTGACCGACGGACTGCATGAGGACGAAGACCTGGTGTTCGATGGGCTCTTCGGTGTGTTCCATGACTCGTTGCCCGATGGATGGGGCCTGCTCCTCATGGATCGGCAGTTACGGAAGTGGGGGATGGTCCGGGATCAGATCTCGCCGCTCGACCGTCTTGCCTATATCGGGAACCGAGGAATGGGCGCGCTGGTGTACGAGCCGGCACGCGACATGGACGAGATCGGCTCGCTAGGCGCCATAGAGCTGGATGACCTCGCCGGCCAGGCGACTCGGATCCTGGAGGGCAGTCTCGAGGACGTGCTACCCCAACTCATTATCGCCGGCGGCTCGCCCCAGGGCGCTCGACCGAAGGTGATCGTGGGCGTGCGCGAAGAGGATGACCACCTCATCAGCGGCGCGACCGACTTACCGGAGGGCTATCGGCACTACATGATCAAGTTCGGTGCGATCGAGGACGGGCCGGACATCGGAGCCGTCGAGGCGGCGTACGCGCTCATGGCGCGCCAAGCCGGGATCGTCATGGCGCACACGCGGCTCTTCGAGACGCCCGATGGTTCACGCTACTTCGGGGTCGAGCGTTTCGACCGGAACGGCGGCCGCCACCATATCCACACGCTGAGCGGGCTGCTGCACGCGAGCCATCGGCACCCTTCCGTAGAGTACGACGCACTGCTCCGGGCTACCATGGCTCTAACGCGGGACCACCGGCAACTCATCGCCGCTTTCCGGCACATGGTGTTCAACGTTCTGGCGCACAACCGCGACGACCACACCAAGAACTTCTCCTTCATCATGGCCAGGGACGGCACGTGGACGCGGACGCCGGCCTACGACCTGGTGTTTTCATACGGTATGGGTGGCTGGCACACCATGGCGGTGGCCGGTGAGGCCCAGCGGCCCCGGGTGAAGCACTTATTGGACGCAGGTGCCGCGGCCGGCGTGGGCCGAGAGGAAGGCCATTCGGTGATCCAGGAGGTCACAGCGGCCGTGGCCGACTGGCCTAGCTTTGCCAACGAGATGGGTGTGTCCCATGACCGCACTCGTGCGATAGGACAAGAGCTGGCTCGGCTACGCGCGTGA
- a CDS encoding helix-turn-helix transcriptional regulator, translating into MLLLAPRTVDEIARGLAARVKALRLARNWTQKEVAVRAGLKLETYRVFERTGRISLERLIRLAQVLDAIDGFDRLFPEPAAHSLDEFEKLGVRQKRKRARRRDA; encoded by the coding sequence ATGTTACTACTTGCTCCAAGGACGGTCGACGAGATCGCTCGGGGTCTGGCTGCGCGTGTCAAAGCGCTTAGGCTGGCGCGGAACTGGACCCAGAAGGAGGTGGCCGTGCGCGCCGGCCTAAAGCTCGAGACGTACCGCGTGTTCGAGCGTACCGGGAGGATCTCGCTGGAGCGGTTGATCAGACTCGCCCAGGTCCTGGACGCGATCGACGGGTTCGACCGACTGTTCCCGGAGCCCGCGGCGCATTCTCTCGACGAGTTCGAGAAACTGGGCGTCCGGCAGAAGCGGAAGCGCGCGAGGCGCCGCGATGCGTAG